A region of the Prevotella intermedia ATCC 25611 = DSM 20706 genome:
AATAAAGGGAAGTTCCTTTTTTATGTATTTAACTTCGATAACGGACCGGACTATGTCGAAGAAGGCTACTTCAGAATACTCGACCAAAATGGTCTTTTCGGCTTTGCCGACAGCCTTGGCAACGTCGTTATAAAGCCTCAATATAAGTTCGCAGTTCCTTTCAAAGGTGGAAAAGCAGAGGTAACCTATACAGGAAAGATGGTTCCTGCATCACCTAACGGCGATGGTTATTGGATTTGGGCATCAGACGATTGGTTCTTTATCTCGCCAAAAGGCAAGAAGCTGTCTTCCAAATAAATAGCACTTCAACATTGTAGAATACCAACAGAAAACGGTTCATCGTATTCCTGACACCGAAGAAACAGCGTACTTCATTTAAGAATCTATTTCTTCTATAAGTTCCTATGAATTCTAACACAGAACTTAGAAATTAATTTGATTTTGTAAAGATAATTCTGAAGAAAAACGGTAATTTCGATTTGGCATTGCGAAAGCGGCTGTTTTGGACGGCAAAACAGCCGCTTTTACCGTGCAAAACCTACGCTTTTGGAACGCAAAACAATAGGTTTTGCAACATATTGATAACAAGATGGTTACGCAATAGTTATGCCTATGAAAAATGTTTACAGCTTTATTGTCTGCTTTCTATTTATGAAACGAGAAATGAAACACATAAAAACAGATAACGAAAACAATATTATAATGGAATAAAACTATTGGAACAAAAGCGTTATCCTGATTCAATCTTTTTTCTACCTAATCTATTAATTCTTACTGAAGAAAACGTTTTATTAACTTAAATATAAACATTTATCGAGCATCACTGCTCTTTCCTAAAGATTTTTACGCATTAACCTAAATAAGCAATCTTCTCCTTAACAATTATAATCTTTACGATTATTCTCTAACTTTTGATTTGTAGCAAAGATAGATATTAACATTTAAAACTGCAAATAATTTCCTGAAAATATTTCTTAATTTACTTTTAATTGATTTATATCAAGCTTATCTGTATATAAATTGCGCTTTATTGCACTAAAGAACTTGTAGTTGAAACCATCAGGAGCCCAGAAAAGATAAAGAGAACCATCGTGGCAACCTCTTTTTACATTCACCGCTAGAGTTATAAAGGGGCAAAAATGAGCCGATTTTCTTTGCCATCTATATTTATTATAGTACTTTTGCAGAAAAGTTTAAAACGGTAACAATGATATTGAAAAAGAGAAGGTGGCACTGTCTGCCGGGACAGGAACCCACCGAAATGGATAAGAAAATCATGGAATTCGAGAAGAAAGGCAAACTCGTGCCTACTCGAAACCTTATAAAAACACCCGAACAAATTGAAGGAATCCGCCGTGCAGGCGTTGTAAACACAGGCTGCTTAGACGCCGTTGCCAACGCTATACACGTGGGAATGAACACGCAAGAGATTGACGATATATGTATGGCGTTCTGCAAGGAGCACAATGCCACGCCTGCCTGCCTCAACTACGAGGGCTTTCCGAAAAGCGTCTGCACCAGCATCAACGAAGTGGTGTGCCACGGAATCCCCAAGAAAGAGGACGTTCTGCAAGAGGGCGACATCGTAAACGTAGACATGACGTGCATCGTTGATGGCTATTATGCCGATG
Encoded here:
- a CDS encoding WG repeat-containing protein; amino-acid sequence: MNIPNKLFHFSLLCIALLFAGCGNTDSRLFIVEKNDLYGYVNAKGDTIIDCKYTLSYTDTIEQIGFVVNKKGKIECFNNKGKFLFYVFNFDNGPDYVEEGYFRILDQNGLFGFADSLGNVVIKPQYKFAVPFKGGKAEVTYTGKMVPASPNGDGYWIWASDDWFFISPKGKKLSSK